One window from the genome of Myxococcales bacterium encodes:
- a CDS encoding caspase family protein yields the protein MKTLRFALTLAAFHVIASPAPAAAAEARAHATFALVIGANRSVDADLAPLKYADDDAARYLDLFRLLGARTYLLARLDDNTRALHPQAAAEAQEPKRAPYDAAVAQLTRDVAQAAARNVETTVYVVYAGHGNVKDGQGYLSLEDARITGSDLARTFAALPATRIHLIADACASYFVAYSRGPGGTRRAVDALPAAAELSADPRVGLLLSSSSAKESHEWEAFQAGVFSHEVRSGLYGAADADRDGIVTYREIAAFVARANESVPNERYRPEVHSRAPRGGDALLDLRRASARRLEIGGKHAGHYTLEDARGVRLMDMHNAPNQTMVIVRPAPTQPAFLRRAGDDKEMLLPADLPVLTVDDLTAEDGRVAARGAAHESFSKLFALPFDTSVVAAYRERSVPAMPAAPDAGLGARRAVGLGVMGVGAVAATMGVGFSVSAASLARQVPPDASHVEVSAANERIASRNTWATVSYVGGGAALVTGALLLFWPKERPVERIEARALPGGALLSIGDRF from the coding sequence ATGAAGACGCTCCGTTTCGCCCTGACGCTCGCCGCCTTCCACGTCATCGCGTCGCCGGCTCCGGCGGCCGCTGCCGAAGCGCGCGCTCACGCGACCTTCGCGCTCGTGATCGGCGCCAACCGCTCCGTCGACGCGGACCTCGCGCCGCTCAAATACGCCGACGACGACGCGGCCCGGTACCTCGATCTCTTTCGTCTCCTCGGCGCACGGACGTACCTGCTCGCGCGCCTCGACGACAACACGCGCGCCCTTCATCCGCAGGCTGCCGCCGAGGCGCAGGAGCCGAAGCGCGCTCCTTATGACGCCGCCGTCGCGCAGCTCACGCGCGACGTGGCTCAAGCGGCGGCTCGCAACGTCGAGACGACCGTCTACGTCGTCTACGCCGGCCACGGCAACGTGAAGGACGGGCAGGGATACCTCTCGCTCGAAGACGCGCGGATCACCGGCAGCGACTTGGCGCGCACCTTCGCAGCGCTCCCAGCGACGCGCATCCACCTCATCGCCGACGCCTGCGCCTCCTATTTCGTCGCCTACAGCCGCGGTCCTGGAGGCACGCGCCGCGCCGTCGACGCGCTGCCGGCGGCCGCCGAGCTCTCCGCCGACCCGCGCGTGGGCCTCTTGCTCTCGAGCTCATCGGCGAAAGAGAGCCACGAGTGGGAGGCCTTCCAGGCGGGCGTCTTTAGCCACGAGGTCCGCTCGGGCCTCTACGGCGCCGCTGACGCCGATCGCGACGGGATCGTCACGTACCGCGAGATCGCAGCCTTCGTGGCGCGGGCCAACGAGTCGGTTCCCAACGAGCGGTATCGCCCCGAGGTCCACTCGCGCGCTCCGCGCGGCGGCGACGCGCTCCTCGACTTGCGCAGGGCCAGCGCGCGACGCCTGGAGATCGGCGGGAAACACGCCGGCCACTACACGCTCGAGGACGCTCGCGGCGTGCGACTGATGGACATGCACAACGCACCGAACCAGACGATGGTCATCGTCCGGCCGGCGCCGACCCAGCCGGCCTTCTTGCGCCGCGCCGGCGACGACAAGGAGATGCTCCTGCCGGCCGACCTGCCGGTCCTCACGGTGGACGACCTCACCGCGGAGGACGGGCGCGTCGCGGCGCGAGGTGCGGCCCACGAGTCTTTCAGCAAGCTCTTCGCGTTGCCCTTCGATACGAGCGTCGTGGCGGCATACCGCGAGCGCTCCGTCCCCGCGATGCCGGCCGCGCCCGACGCGGGCCTAGGGGCGCGTCGCGCAGTCGGCTTGGGGGTGATGGGGGTTGGTGCGGTCGCCGCGACCATGGGCGTGGGCTTTTCAGTGTCAGCCGCGTCGCTCGCGCGACAGGTTCCCCCCGACGCGTCGCACGTCGAGGTGAGCGCTGCCAACGAGCGGATCGCGTCGCGCAACACGTGGGCGACGGTCAGCTACGTGGGCGGCGGCGCTGCACTCGTGACCGGCGCGCTGCTCCTCTTTTGGCCCAAGGAGCGGCCCGTCGAGCGCATCGAGGCGCGCGCCCTTCCCGGCGGCGCTCTTCTCAGCATCGGTGACCGATTTTGA
- a CDS encoding VCBS repeat-containing protein, which produces MVRVDPSKLAPPPAVVPRAGKRPDLDAPGTSLSTSSPPEVPIARDEVRLGAGEVPIAVAAADLNADGAVDAVTVDRDGMLGATMNANLLRRDGPAALPRTVPIARYAQGAFVADVDGDADPDVVVLSTNTPGEQISALLRRGEGLMPVRTPVRGRHVAFSVFDADGDGRQDFVSLLRGKTDSLVLHRGSGDGRFDAAGVTFSLGTSAWIAKYADLDGDGAIDAVFGTQSGDVFMMKNLRSAFAAPLRLGHAGHEIESIAIDDLDGDRRPDVVATGPDASRTGRAAIFWAGLPGTPTLVPAPKSVTTGHLGRRPFVDLVATSGSPSIVRNEGGRVLRPVDDAAAWSVPDGLAVDDADGDGSGDVLFGKAGDLLVRRGRDDGSLEPALRYRVLPTLDVDYRPFVMTTTTGTQLSAIHVLRGARGQAPALVITSNASVSILPRACWRVGP; this is translated from the coding sequence GTGGTGCGGGTCGATCCGAGCAAGCTCGCGCCGCCGCCCGCCGTCGTTCCACGCGCGGGCAAGCGGCCTGACCTGGACGCCCCCGGGACTTCGCTCAGCACATCGAGCCCTCCCGAGGTCCCGATCGCGCGCGACGAGGTCCGACTCGGCGCCGGCGAGGTTCCCATCGCGGTAGCCGCCGCGGATCTCAACGCCGACGGCGCCGTCGACGCCGTGACCGTTGACCGCGACGGCATGCTGGGTGCCACGATGAACGCGAACTTGCTCCGGCGCGACGGGCCCGCCGCCCTGCCGCGGACCGTTCCCATTGCCCGATACGCGCAAGGCGCGTTCGTGGCCGACGTCGACGGCGACGCCGACCCCGACGTCGTCGTGCTCTCCACCAACACGCCCGGGGAGCAGATCAGCGCGCTGCTACGCCGCGGTGAAGGCCTCATGCCCGTACGCACTCCCGTCCGGGGTCGCCACGTCGCATTCTCCGTCTTCGACGCCGACGGCGACGGACGGCAAGACTTTGTGTCGCTCCTGCGCGGGAAGACCGACTCGCTCGTCTTGCATCGCGGCAGCGGAGACGGCCGCTTCGACGCCGCCGGTGTCACGTTTTCCCTGGGGACGAGCGCATGGATTGCGAAATACGCCGACCTCGACGGCGACGGCGCCATCGACGCTGTATTCGGAACGCAGAGCGGCGACGTCTTCATGATGAAGAACCTGCGCTCCGCGTTCGCCGCACCACTTCGGCTCGGTCATGCGGGCCATGAGATCGAGTCGATTGCCATCGACGACCTTGACGGTGATCGACGTCCCGACGTGGTTGCTACGGGACCCGATGCGTCGCGAACTGGGCGAGCGGCGATCTTTTGGGCCGGACTGCCCGGTACCCCGACACTCGTTCCCGCCCCGAAGTCCGTCACCACGGGCCACCTGGGCCGCCGGCCGTTCGTCGATCTCGTCGCGACGAGCGGATCGCCGTCCATCGTGCGCAACGAAGGCGGTCGCGTATTGCGCCCCGTTGACGACGCCGCCGCCTGGTCCGTGCCCGACGGCCTCGCGGTCGACGATGCCGACGGCGACGGGAGCGGCGACGTGCTCTTCGGCAAGGCCGGCGATCTTCTCGTACGAAGAGGCCGGGACGACGGGAGCCTCGAGCCGGCGCTGCGCTATCGCGTTCTTCCAACGCTCGACGTTGACTACCGCCCCTTCGTCATGACGACGACAACAGGAACCCAGCTCAGCGCCATCCACGTCCTCCGCGGCGCCCGAGGACAGGCGCCGGCGCTGGTGATCACCTCGAACGCGAGCGTCTCGATCCTGCCGCGGGCGTGCTGGCGCGTCGGCCCATGA
- a CDS encoding PAS domain S-box protein has product MTGLSPVPLDFRAIFEATPGLYLVLAPDLTIVAASNRYLEATMTTREGIVGRGIFDVFPDNPNDPASQGVANLRASLVRVLATRRPDAMVLQKYDVRRPDGGPFEERYWSPINSPVLGESGEVTHIIHRVEDVTEYVRLKLRTDELSAVATDDRLSLEEKGAEIFRRVQEVRESNRQLREVQDRLESSLGERTEALRRSETRLAKLSASGVIGIVIGDVHRQEIREANDEYLRILGYSRAEMEAGLIDVSKLTPPEWAESDVAAREQLKTEGLARPWEKEFFRKDGTRVPVLVAVTLADPPHCIAVVADLTERKAAEAALRRAEEQRRTDAVFRGLLEAAPDAMVVVDAAGRIVVTNAQTERLFGYTAAELVGESVDVLVPDGDRPKHATHRRTFTSRPRARAMGAYLDLHARRKDGSAFPVEISLSPLETPDGLLTSAAIRDVTERRRVDTALRRAHEDLEQRVAERTAQLSRSLENLRASESRFQRLSSSGIVGIVVIDVIGNVHDANDASLAMFGYSREEMSRVSWLSLIPPASRTQGAQTVEQLLSDGVSRPRETELFRKDGSRLPVLLGAAMLEPPLCIVFVADLTERKSAEEALQRAEAQLRQAQKMEAVGRLAGGVAHDFNNLLSVVLSYSAMIAATLPVADPIREDVLEIEKAGKRATELTRQLLMFSRHEVAEPRVIDLNDLLENMDKMLQRILGEDVDLVSLRAESLGRIRVDPGHMEQVIMNLVINSRDAMPTGGKLTIETKNVVLNEAHAEEHLGVRPGPYVMLAVTDTGMGMDQATQLRMFEPFFTTKETGKGTGLGLSTVFGIVQRCGGSIWVYSEPGNGTTFKVYIPLIDADADVVAPSLAPATLAGTETILLVEDEDQIRAVARGILRKHGYKVIEARDADEALRLCESHPGTIHLLVTDVVMPHMGGPELAKRVAQARPDVKVLCMSGYTDDALIRHGAIDAGIAYLQKPITPDRLAQKVRAVLDAR; this is encoded by the coding sequence GTGACCGGCCTCTCGCCGGTCCCCTTGGACTTCCGCGCCATCTTCGAGGCGACGCCTGGGCTGTATCTCGTGTTGGCGCCCGATCTGACCATCGTCGCGGCGAGCAACCGCTACCTCGAAGCCACGATGACGACCCGCGAGGGCATCGTGGGGCGTGGGATCTTCGACGTCTTCCCCGACAACCCGAACGATCCCGCCTCCCAAGGCGTCGCCAACCTTCGCGCGTCCCTGGTGCGCGTCCTCGCGACCCGTCGCCCCGACGCGATGGTGCTGCAGAAGTACGACGTCCGGCGCCCCGACGGCGGCCCCTTCGAGGAGCGGTATTGGAGCCCGATCAACAGCCCCGTCCTTGGTGAGAGCGGCGAGGTCACTCACATCATCCATCGCGTCGAGGACGTCACCGAGTACGTGCGCTTGAAGCTTCGAACCGACGAGCTGTCCGCCGTGGCCACCGACGATCGCCTGTCGCTCGAGGAAAAGGGCGCGGAGATCTTCCGTCGCGTGCAGGAGGTGCGCGAGTCGAACCGACAACTGCGCGAGGTCCAGGACCGACTCGAATCGAGCCTCGGCGAACGCACGGAAGCGCTTCGTCGAAGCGAGACCCGCCTTGCGAAGCTCAGCGCCTCGGGCGTCATCGGCATCGTGATCGGCGACGTGCATCGACAAGAAATACGCGAGGCCAACGACGAGTACCTGCGCATCCTCGGCTATTCGCGCGCCGAAATGGAGGCGGGCCTCATCGATGTCTCGAAGCTGACGCCACCAGAGTGGGCAGAAAGCGACGTGGCGGCACGGGAGCAACTGAAGACGGAGGGGCTCGCGCGCCCTTGGGAGAAGGAGTTCTTCCGAAAGGATGGAACCCGCGTGCCTGTGTTGGTCGCAGTGACACTCGCCGATCCGCCGCACTGCATCGCCGTCGTGGCCGATCTAACGGAGCGCAAGGCCGCCGAGGCGGCGCTTCGAAGAGCCGAGGAGCAGCGGCGCACGGACGCCGTCTTCCGCGGGCTGCTCGAGGCGGCCCCCGACGCGATGGTCGTCGTTGACGCCGCCGGTCGCATCGTGGTGACGAACGCGCAGACGGAGCGGTTGTTCGGCTACACAGCCGCCGAGCTCGTTGGCGAGAGCGTGGACGTGCTTGTGCCTGATGGCGACCGGCCGAAGCACGCTACGCACCGAAGGACCTTCACCTCACGCCCCCGGGCCCGCGCGATGGGCGCGTACCTCGATCTCCACGCGAGGCGAAAAGACGGCTCCGCGTTTCCCGTCGAGATCAGCTTGAGCCCGCTCGAGACGCCGGACGGACTGCTTACGTCGGCCGCGATCCGCGACGTCACGGAGCGACGACGCGTCGACACCGCCCTAAGGCGCGCGCACGAAGATCTCGAGCAGCGCGTGGCCGAGCGCACGGCCCAGCTCTCCAGGTCCCTGGAGAATTTGCGCGCCAGCGAGTCTCGCTTCCAAAGGCTCTCCAGCTCGGGGATCGTCGGCATCGTCGTCATTGACGTGATCGGAAACGTTCACGACGCCAACGACGCGTCGCTGGCGATGTTCGGCTACTCGCGCGAAGAGATGAGTCGCGTGAGCTGGTTGAGCCTGATCCCCCCGGCCTCGCGCACGCAGGGGGCCCAAACGGTGGAACAGCTCCTGAGCGACGGCGTGTCCCGTCCGCGCGAGACGGAGCTCTTTCGCAAAGACGGGAGCCGCCTCCCCGTTCTCCTCGGCGCTGCGATGCTGGAGCCACCGCTCTGCATCGTCTTCGTCGCCGACCTGACGGAGCGCAAGAGTGCGGAAGAAGCGTTGCAGCGCGCCGAGGCTCAGCTTCGCCAAGCCCAGAAGATGGAGGCCGTAGGGCGCCTCGCCGGGGGCGTGGCTCACGACTTCAACAACTTACTCTCCGTCGTTCTGAGCTACAGCGCGATGATCGCGGCGACGCTCCCCGTGGCCGATCCCATCCGCGAAGACGTGCTGGAGATCGAGAAGGCGGGCAAGCGCGCTACGGAGCTGACTCGGCAACTGCTCATGTTCAGTCGCCACGAGGTCGCGGAGCCACGGGTCATCGACCTGAACGACTTGCTCGAGAACATGGACAAGATGCTCCAGCGAATCCTCGGCGAAGACGTGGATCTCGTCTCGCTTCGCGCCGAGTCGCTCGGGCGGATCCGCGTCGACCCCGGCCACATGGAGCAGGTGATCATGAACCTCGTGATCAACTCGCGGGACGCCATGCCCACCGGCGGCAAGCTCACCATCGAGACGAAGAACGTCGTGCTCAACGAAGCGCACGCCGAAGAGCACCTCGGCGTTCGCCCTGGTCCGTACGTCATGCTCGCCGTGACCGACACGGGAATGGGCATGGACCAGGCCACTCAACTTCGCATGTTCGAACCCTTCTTCACGACCAAGGAGACCGGCAAAGGAACGGGCCTCGGCTTGTCGACGGTTTTTGGCATCGTTCAACGATGCGGCGGGAGCATCTGGGTCTACAGCGAGCCGGGCAATGGAACGACCTTCAAGGTCTACATTCCGCTCATCGATGCCGACGCCGACGTCGTCGCGCCTTCGCTAGCGCCGGCTACGCTCGCGGGCACCGAAACGATCCTGCTCGTCGAAGACGAAGACCAGATTCGCGCTGTCGCGCGCGGTATTCTGCGCAAACACGGCTACAAGGTCATCGAAGCGCGGGACGCGGACGAGGCGCTCCGTCTCTGCGAGAGCCACCCGGGCACCATTCACCTCTTGGTGACCGACGTGGTGATGCCGCACATGGGCGGACCGGAGCTGGCGAAGCGCGTGGCGCAAGCGCGGCCGGACGTCAAAGTGCTGTGCATGTCGGGGTACACGGACGACGCGCTCATTCGCCACGGCGCCATCGACGCGGGCATCGCGTACCTGCAGAAGCCGATCACGCCCGACAGGCTGGCGCAGAAGGTCCGGGCGGTGCTTGATGCCCGCTGA
- a CDS encoding GFA family protein, which yields MKSGGCLCGAVRYELRGASTSVTYCHCAMCRRWHGHVGAYAAVDRTDLVIVQPLSLKWHASSPNVRRGFCAECGSSLFFDDATDGKVGFCAGTLDEPTDLRSKAHIFVASKGDYYELGDDGLLRLDGSP from the coding sequence ATGAAGTCAGGCGGATGTTTGTGCGGGGCGGTGCGGTATGAGCTGCGCGGAGCGTCGACCAGCGTGACGTATTGCCACTGCGCGATGTGCCGGCGGTGGCACGGGCATGTCGGCGCCTACGCGGCCGTCGACCGCACGGACCTCGTGATCGTCCAACCGCTCTCGCTCAAGTGGCACGCGTCGTCGCCCAACGTGCGGCGCGGGTTCTGCGCCGAGTGCGGCTCCAGCCTCTTCTTCGACGACGCGACCGATGGCAAGGTCGGCTTCTGCGCCGGCACGCTCGACGAGCCCACTGACCTCCGGTCGAAGGCCCACATCTTCGTCGCGAGCAAGGGCGACTACTACGAGCTTGGCGACGACGGGCTCCTCCGGCTCGACGGCTCACCCTAA